The sequence below is a genomic window from Deinococcus sp. Marseille-Q6407.
GCCGCCGCCGATGTACATCAGGATGATCAGCACCAGCAGCGTGGCGCTGCGCATGCTTTCGATATTCACTGTGCTGAAGCCCCCCGAGCGCGGCGTCATGCTCTGGAAAAAGGCGGCCAGCAGTTTGCCGTGCCAGGGCAGCGGCCCCAGGGTGGCATGGTTGCCCCATTCCAGCAGCAGCACCGTCAGAAAACCCACCACCAGCAGGGCGGCAGTGGTCAGCAGGGTCAGCAGCGAGTAGACGGTTAGCCGGTGCTCGCGCGGGCGCTGCAGCCAGTTCACCACGTTGAACTGCACGATAAAACCCAGCGCGCCCAGAATCACCAGCGCCGAGATGGTCAGGCTGACCAGCGGGTCGCTGACATACTGCGACATGCCGCCCGGCACCACCGTGAAGCCGGCGTTGTTAAAAGCACTGATCGAATGAAACAGTGCTTGAAAAAGACCCTCACCCAGCCCGAACTGCGGCACGAAGCGAAAGGCCAGCAGCAGGGCGCCAGCCAGTTGCAGCCCCAGCGCGTAGGTAAAGATGGTCCGCAGCAGCCGCACTACGCTGCCGGTGTCCAGGCCGCTGATCTGGGCCTGGAGGTGCTGACGCTCGCTGAAGTTGACCCGCCGCCCGGTCAGAAAGGCAAAGAGGGTGCCGAACGACAGAATGCCCAGCCCGCCTAGCAAGAACAGCGCCATCAGGATGCTCTGGCCGTAGCGGGTAAAAGTCTCGCCGGTGTCGGACACGGCCAGCCCGGTGATGGTCAGGGCGCTGGTGGCGGTAAACAGCAGGTCTACGCTGGACATGTCGGCGCCGGGGCGCAGCACGCCGGGCAGGTGCAGCGCGGCGGTCGCCAGCAGAATGCCGATAAAGTACACCAGCGCAATCAGCTGTGGGGGCCTCAGCCGGGCGTACCAGGAGCGCTTGGGCTCAGGAAGCCTGGCTGGAGCCGGGCGGGAAACGAGCGGCACCCCTGCATTGTAGGCGGTGCGGTCAGGGCGGGCGAGCTATGGGCGCTGGTGCGCGCACAGGCGAAACGTCGGCCCCGGCCTGCCGGCTGCCCCGGAATGAGGCTAAGCTGGAAAGGTGCAGAGATTGAATGAGGGCCGCAACTGATGCGGAACACTGGTGACGACACTGTCGTCTTTGACCTGGAAACGACCGGACTGTCGCCGCAGCGCGACGGCATTGTGGAAATAGGCGCGCTGCGGATTCGCGGCGGCCGGGTGATGGCCGAAGAGCCTTACCAGACCCTGGTGCGGCCCCAGAACAGTCTGGGCGAGACGGTCATGATTCCCTGGCAGGCCCAGCGGGTGCACGGTATCAGTGACGATATGGTGGCCGGCGCGCCCAGCATCGCCGAAGTGCTGCCCGAGTTTCTGGAGTGGGCCGGCGACGCGACGCTGGTGGCGCACAACATCGGGTTCGATTCGGGCTTTATGCGGGTGGCCGCCGAGCGCCACGGGCTGGTCTGGGCGCCGCAGCGCGAAGTCTGCACCGTGCAGCTCTCACGCCGGGCCTTTCCGCGTGAGCGCCGGCACAACCTTGATTCGCTGGCCGGGAGACTGGGCCTCAGCTTCAGCGAAGGCGGCCGGCACCGCTCGCTGGGCGACGTGGAAGTGACGGCCGCCGCTTACCTGCGGCTGCTGGAGATGCTGGGCGAAGCCTGAGCCGGGCGAGCCCGAGCCGGAGCGAAAAGCAAACTGGTCCGGCACTTCTGCGGTGCTGTGCAGGAATGGCCTGAGCCGGGCGCAGTATGCTGGGCCAGTAATGACCGACGCCGCAACATTCTGGCCTCTGACCTGTGAAGCCCTGGCGGAGGGAGACTTCGAGCAGGCGTTCGCACTGCTGCGGGCCGGCACCCTGCTGTCTGACCCGGCCGAGCAGGCCCGCTACGTGCTGCTGGCCGGGGCGCTGCACGCGCTGTATGGTGACTTGGCACTGGACGAACTGCGCCTGAGCCTCTCTGAAGCCCGCCGGCTGGACCCGCGGGCCGCCGCCGATCCTCTCTATCTGGCGCTAGGGGCCGAGCTGGAAGCCCGCCACGCCGGCACCCAGGCCCCGCCGCCCCCGGCGGAGGCCCGCCACGCCGCCGATCCCCTGGCCCGTTTCCATGCCCTGAGCGCCCTGGTGCTCTCCGGCCGGCTGAGCGAGGCTGCCGAGCTGGAGCTGGACCCGGCCGAGCTGCCCGCGCACCTGAGCTGGCGGGCCGCCGCCTTGCTGGCAGAAGCGCACGACGGCCTGGGCGACAGCCAGCGGGCCGCCGAGCTGTTTGCCCAGGCGGCCGCCGGCACCAGCGGCCCTGACCGGGCGGTGATGCTGCAGGAAAGTGCCGCGCTGCTGCTGGCCCAGGGCCGACTGGACGAGGCGCGAACGGCATTGCAAGACGCCCGGCCCATCTACTCGTCGGCGCAGCCGAGCGACCCGCAGGAGGCGCTGAACCTGTCCACCTGGCATTATCTGCAGGCTCAGCTGGAACTGGCGCTGGGCGCCGCCGACCAGGCCCTGAGCGAAATTGAAGCAGCGGCGCAGCTGGAACGCCGGCACGGCGACGCCAGCTACGGGGTGGCGCTGGTGCAGGGGCAGGCCCTGAACACGCTGGGCCGCACCGAGGAAGCCCTGAGCGCTTTTGGCCGGGCGGTCGAGCTGGCGCAGGGCAGCGACCGGCCTTACGCCCAGCACGAGCTGGCGGTGGCGCTGCTGGACCTGGACCGCCCGCTGGAGGCCCAAGAAGCGCTGGAAGTGGTGGCCCGCGAGCCGGACTATCCTTTCCAGGCCGAGGTGCAGGCTGACCTGGCCGAGTGCGACTACCGTCTGGGGCAGCTGGCCCAGGCCCAGGCCGGCGCCGAGCAGGCCCTGCGCCAGGGCGCGGTGGTGCCGGCCAGCCTGGTGCTGGGCAACGTGGCGCTGGAGTATTACCACCTGGACGACGCCCTGGCCCACTTTGAACGGGTGATCGGGGCCTCGCCCGAAGGCAGCCGCGACTGGCTGATCGGGCACCAGATGACGGCCGATATTCTGGCGCAGCAGGGCTTCCGCGAGCCGGCGCAGGTGTATGCCCACGCCCAGCAGGCGCTGGAACACACCCCCGAGGGCGACGAGTGGCAGGCTACCTTGCAGGCCCACCGCGACCGAGCCGCCGAGCTGATGCAGGGCGGCTCCGGCAGGGTGCTGAATTGACGGCCTTCCTACTGGCCCCGGGCGAAAGCCAGCTGCTGCATGGGCTGGAAGAACAGCAGGCTTTCGGTGCGGCGCTGCTGGACAGCCTGCCGGCCAGCAGCGTGCTGTTTCTGGAAGGCGAGCTAGGCGCCGGCAAGACCAGCCTGACCCAGGGCATCGCCCGGCGGCTGGGCTTTACGGGCACCGTATCTAGCCCCACCTACGCGCTGATGCAGCCGTACCCGACGCCACAGGGCCAGCTGCTGCATGTGGACGCCTACCGCGTGCAGCACCCTGGCGAGCTGTACGACATGGGCCTGGAAGAACTCACCGGCGAGAGCCGCCTCAGCGTGATCGAGTGGGGCCAGCTGCTGTATGACGACTACCCGCAGGCCCCCTGCCTGTTGCTGGAGCATCTGCCGGGTGACCCATCTGTGCGCCGGGTGACCCGGCTGCGCTGAAGCTTTCTCCCGGCGGGCCTGCAAGCTGGGAGGGGCTTTTTCCGGGGTCCGGTATCTGGGACAGCCGGCCCGCCTTTTCCGGTCTGATACGGCACAATAGGGCCATATGCAAATCCTGGTACTGAACAGCGGCTCGAGTTCGCTCAAGTTCGCCTTGCTGGATCCCGGCAACGGCGACGTGCGCCTGTCGGGGCTGGCCGAGCGTCTGGGACAGGAGGGCGCCAGTATCCGGCTGGACCACTTTGGCGGCGGCGAGCGCGACCGCACCGAGGAAAGCCTGCGCGGCGGGGTGCACGCGCAGGCGGTGGCCCGGGTGCTGGCCGAGCTGGACGCACTGGGGCTGCGCCAGGATGTGGTGGCGGTGGGGCACCGGGTGGTGCACGGTGGTGAAGCGTTCAATGCCCCCGTGTTGATCACGCCGGAAGTGGAGCAGGTGATCCGGGACTGTATTCCGCTGGCTCCGTTGCATAACCCGGCTAATCTGGCCGGCATCGAGGCTGCCCGCGCCGCTTTTCCCGACCTGCCGCACGTAGCCGTGTTCGATACCGCTTTTCACCAGACCATGCGGCCGGTGGCCTACCGCTACGCCGTGCCGGAAGAGTGGTACACCCGCTACGGGGTGCGCCGCTACGGGTTTCATGGCACCAGTCACCAGTACGTGTCGGGGCAGGCGGTCAAGATGCTGGGCCTGAACCCTGGCCGCCACGGCCTGATCGTGGCGCATCTGGGCAACGGCTGCTCGGTGACCAGCGTGCAGGACGGCAAAAGCCGCGACACCAGCATGGGCATGACCCCGCTGGAGGGCCTGGTGATGGGCACCCGCTCGGGCAATGTGGACCCCAGCCTGGTGGAATTCATGGTGCGCGAGGCCGGCATGACCGCTGCCGAGGTCACCGACGCTCTGAACAAGCGCAGCGGCCTGCTGGGCCTCAGCGGCCTGAGCAACGACATGCGCGAACTGGTCGAGGCGGCCCTGGGCGGGCACGCCGGGGCGCAGCTGGCGATTGACCGCTTCGTGTACCGTCTGGCGCAGACCATCGCCAGTTACGCGGTGGGCCTCAACCGCTGGGACGCGCTGGTGTTCACCGGCGGCATCGGGGAGAACAGCGCCCACATCCGCGCCATGACGATGGAACGCCTGCGCAGCCTGGGCCTGGTGCCCGACGAGCGCGCCAACGAGAACACCGTGCGCGGCCAGCAGGGCGTGATTTCCAAGGAAGGCTGGGTCACGGCGCTGGTGGTCAGCACCAACGAGGAACTGATGATCGCCCGCCAGACGGCCGAACTGCTGCCGCACTCGGCCTAAGTTTTCAGCTGCTGCTGACCCGGTCACTTCCGCCCCGCCGCCCTTTTTCCCAAGGAGTCTTGCCATGAAAACTTTCTTCGTCGCGCCGACCAAAAACCGTGTGGGCCTCTCGACCGTGGCGCTGGGCCTGACCCGCGCGCTGGAACGCCAGGGCCTGCGGGCCGGGTTTCTCAAACCCATCGCCCAGACGCACGCCGAGGGCCTCAGCGCCAGCGTGCAGTTTGCCCGCTCGCTGAGCGGCTCGACCCGGACGCCCGACCCCATTTCGCTGGCGCACGCCGAGCAGCGGCTCTCGGTAGGCGAGGGCGAAGAACTGATGGAGGAAGTGATCGCGCTGGCGCACGGCATGGGTGAGCTGGACGTGCTGGTGGTGGAAGGGCTGGCGCTGAACGAGCGCAACTCCTACGCCCCGCGCCTCAACGCCGACCTGGCCCGCAACCTGGAAGCCGCCGTGGTGCTGGTCTCCGACCTGCGCGGCATGACCCCGCTGGCCCTGGCCGACGAGCTGGAAATTGCCGCGCAGAACTACCGGCGCTCCGACGGGTCGGGGCTGGCCGGCTACGTGCTGAACTTTGCCCCCGAGCAGTTCGATTTCGGCGGGCTGCTGGCCGGGCTGCGCCAGCACTCGCGCATTCTGGCGGCCGGCGAGTTGCCGCTGCTGGGCGTGATCACCGAGAACCCGGAGCTGCA
It includes:
- a CDS encoding PolC-type DNA polymerase III, which codes for MRNTGDDTVVFDLETTGLSPQRDGIVEIGALRIRGGRVMAEEPYQTLVRPQNSLGETVMIPWQAQRVHGISDDMVAGAPSIAEVLPEFLEWAGDATLVAHNIGFDSGFMRVAAERHGLVWAPQREVCTVQLSRRAFPRERRHNLDSLAGRLGLSFSEGGRHRSLGDVEVTAAAYLRLLEMLGEA
- a CDS encoding acetate kinase, translated to MQILVLNSGSSSLKFALLDPGNGDVRLSGLAERLGQEGASIRLDHFGGGERDRTEESLRGGVHAQAVARVLAELDALGLRQDVVAVGHRVVHGGEAFNAPVLITPEVEQVIRDCIPLAPLHNPANLAGIEAARAAFPDLPHVAVFDTAFHQTMRPVAYRYAVPEEWYTRYGVRRYGFHGTSHQYVSGQAVKMLGLNPGRHGLIVAHLGNGCSVTSVQDGKSRDTSMGMTPLEGLVMGTRSGNVDPSLVEFMVREAGMTAAEVTDALNKRSGLLGLSGLSNDMRELVEAALGGHAGAQLAIDRFVYRLAQTIASYAVGLNRWDALVFTGGIGENSAHIRAMTMERLRSLGLVPDERANENTVRGQQGVISKEGWVTALVVSTNEELMIARQTAELLPHSA
- a CDS encoding TrkH family potassium uptake protein translates to MPLVSRPAPARLPEPKRSWYARLRPPQLIALVYFIGILLATAALHLPGVLRPGADMSSVDLLFTATSALTITGLAVSDTGETFTRYGQSILMALFLLGGLGILSFGTLFAFLTGRRVNFSERQHLQAQISGLDTGSVVRLLRTIFTYALGLQLAGALLLAFRFVPQFGLGEGLFQALFHSISAFNNAGFTVVPGGMSQYVSDPLVSLTISALVILGALGFIVQFNVVNWLQRPREHRLTVYSLLTLLTTAALLVVGFLTVLLLEWGNHATLGPLPWHGKLLAAFFQSMTPRSGGFSTVNIESMRSATLLVLIILMYIGGGSGSTGGGIKTSTFAILAGSAWNMVLGRGELIAFGRRVERDNVVRATTVTTLYTLMVMTALFLMLLTNPNIDFTHLLFETVSAAATVGLSMNTTAHINNTGLIILSMLMYLGRIGPLTFAVAFSLRRRQQQGVRYPPERDILVG
- a CDS encoding tetratricopeptide repeat protein; translation: MTDAATFWPLTCEALAEGDFEQAFALLRAGTLLSDPAEQARYVLLAGALHALYGDLALDELRLSLSEARRLDPRAAADPLYLALGAELEARHAGTQAPPPPAEARHAADPLARFHALSALVLSGRLSEAAELELDPAELPAHLSWRAAALLAEAHDGLGDSQRAAELFAQAAAGTSGPDRAVMLQESAALLLAQGRLDEARTALQDARPIYSSAQPSDPQEALNLSTWHYLQAQLELALGAADQALSEIEAAAQLERRHGDASYGVALVQGQALNTLGRTEEALSAFGRAVELAQGSDRPYAQHELAVALLDLDRPLEAQEALEVVAREPDYPFQAEVQADLAECDYRLGQLAQAQAGAEQALRQGAVVPASLVLGNVALEYYHLDDALAHFERVIGASPEGSRDWLIGHQMTADILAQQGFREPAQVYAHAQQALEHTPEGDEWQATLQAHRDRAAELMQGGSGRVLN
- the tsaE gene encoding tRNA (adenosine(37)-N6)-threonylcarbamoyltransferase complex ATPase subunit type 1 TsaE, producing MTAFLLAPGESQLLHGLEEQQAFGAALLDSLPASSVLFLEGELGAGKTSLTQGIARRLGFTGTVSSPTYALMQPYPTPQGQLLHVDAYRVQHPGELYDMGLEELTGESRLSVIEWGQLLYDDYPQAPCLLLEHLPGDPSVRRVTRLR